The following coding sequences are from one bacterium window:
- a CDS encoding (Fe-S)-binding protein, with product MRRIEGGFTNREMMRTVARLQAKGGLRQKRLSWLDDSLQTTETGDVVYFVGCVPFADVLLAGQIEDSVLSVPRAAIQLLNLVGTRPVVLPNEVCCGLDAYLSGDTDTARSLARQNAEMFRTVGAKTILTSCTGGAWMLRNYSALGLDHGCEVMHVAEFLAQRLVGVRLPCGTAVWPSSVSAPDGTQERFELFRLGKIAGPDVVELAKRDAAWVGCEADGWLPRDADTRERIDQLI from the coding sequence ATGAGAAGGATTGAGGGCGGCTTCACAAATCGTGAGATGATGAGAACTGTCGCGCGGCTTCAGGCGAAAGGTGGCCTGAGACAGAAAAGGCTCTCGTGGCTTGATGACTCGCTGCAAACGACAGAAACGGGCGATGTTGTCTATTTCGTGGGCTGCGTCCCGTTTGCCGATGTTCTTCTGGCTGGCCAGATCGAGGACAGCGTTCTTTCCGTGCCCAGGGCGGCGATTCAGCTGCTCAATCTCGTAGGAACGAGGCCGGTCGTTCTGCCGAACGAGGTCTGTTGCGGCCTAGATGCCTATTTGAGCGGCGATACGGATACGGCAAGATCGCTTGCGAGACAGAATGCAGAAATGTTCAGAACGGTCGGCGCGAAGACGATTCTGACCAGCTGCACCGGCGGCGCCTGGATGCTGAGGAACTACTCAGCCCTTGGCCTCGACCACGGCTGCGAGGTAATGCACGTTGCCGAGTTTCTGGCCCAGAGGTTGGTCGGGGTCCGGCTGCCTTGTGGAACCGCAGTCTGGCCGTCGTCCGTGAGCGCGCCCGACGGGACGCAAGAGCGCTTCGAGCTCTTTAGGCTTGGCAAGATCGCAGGACCAGACGTGGTTGAGCTCGCAAAGAGGGATGCGGCCTGGGTAGGCTGCGAGGCCGATGGCTGGCTCCCGAGGGATGCAGACACAAGAGAACGAATTGACCAACTGATTG